A region from the Sebastes umbrosus isolate fSebUmb1 chromosome 18, fSebUmb1.pri, whole genome shotgun sequence genome encodes:
- the LOC119477450 gene encoding trace amine-associated receptor 1-like, with protein MTYTVNDIHPCYESDNTSYVFTSKPSAICVLVYIFLGLISVATICGNLLVIISIMYFRQLHSPTNYLIFSLAVADLLVGVLVCPFSMAFTLTTCLYHEYVLCKIRDSFDVTLCTSSILHLCCISIDRYYAVCQPLTYRTKINVHVTVIMILVSWGVSVLIGICIIIAGFTQGACEKMCSVNVIMANTMGPVLSFYLPAIIMLCIYLKIFLVAKKQVNSIQNTTCQSTKSGATVSKMERKASKTLAIVMGVFLLCLTPYFLCLVFQPLSYNPPPVPVIETLIWLALSNSMLNPFIYAFFYSWFRSAFRMIISGKILQGNFANSKLF; from the coding sequence ATGACTTACACTGTTAATGACATACATCCCTGCTATGAATCTGATAATACAAGTTATGTATTTACAAGCAAACCATCTGCAATATGTGTAttagtatatatttttcttggCTTAATATCTGTCGCCACAATATGCGGAAACCTTCTTGTAATAATCTCAATCATGTACTTCAGACAGCTCCACAGCCCAACTAACTACCTTATTTTCTCTCTGGCTGTGGCCGACCTGCTTGTAGGAGTTTTAGTTTGTCCTTTCAGCATGGCATTCACTCTAACCACATGTCTGTATCATGAATATGTATTGTGTAAAATAAGAGACAGCTTTGATGTAACACTGTGCACATCTTCTATTCTGCATTTATGTTGTATTTCCATAGACAGATATTATGCTGTGTGTCAGCCTCTGACCTATAGAACTAAAATCAATGTTCACGTTACTGTGATCATGATCCTGGTGAGTTGGGGGGTGTCTGTTCTAATTGGAATTTGCATCATAATTGCAGGATTCACCCAAGGAGCATGTGAAAAAATGTGCTCAGTCAATGTTATAATGGCAAACACTATGGGACCTGTTCTCTCATTTTACCTCCCAGCGATCATAATGCTCTGTATCTACCTGAAGATTTTCCTTGTTGCTAAGAAACAGGTGAACAGCATCCAGAACACAACCTGTCAGAGCACAAAGTCTGGAGCAACCGTCAgtaagatggagagaaaagccAGCAAAACTCTGGCTATTGTTATGGgagtttttcttttatgtttgacTCCTTACTTTCTTTGCCTTGTCTTTCAGCCTTTATCTTATAATCCCCCACCGGTTCCGGTGATTGAAACACTCATCTGGCTTGCACTGTCAAATTCGATGCTGAATCcatttatttatgctttctTTTACAGCTGGTTCAGATCAGCTTTCAGAATGATCATTTCGGGAAAAATACTTCAAGGTAATTTTGCTAATTCAAAATTGTTTTGA